Sequence from the Paenibacillus tundrae genome:
CGCACTTACCCAGAAGAGCACGTGAATTGCCTGAGCCTCTAGTACAAGAGCTGTCTGATGCTGATCTTATTTTGCATGCAGGCGATTGGTCTGACTGGAGTGTGTACAAACTGCTAAGCAACTATGCGCCAGTAGCCGGTGTTACAGGCAATACGGATCCTCCTGAAGTTGCGGATAAGCTTGGATTTTCTCGTATTGTCGAGGCAGATGGTCTTCGGATTGGGCTCGTGCACGGTCATCAGGGCTCAAAGTCGACAGAACAAAATGCCATTCAGACCTTTGCAGGACAGCAAGTGGACGCTATCGTATATGGACACTCGCATATCCCGGTTATGCATACGGTGGATGACGTGTTGGTGTTCAACCCTGGTTCACCTACGGATCGGCGTTTTCAGAAACAGTATTCGTTTGGCATTATGAAAACACATCTTGGCAAGCTACAGGCAGAACATGTATTTTTTGATCGGAAGTAAGTGAGCTGTGAGATGAGTTAGTTCACATTCCAATGCTATTAATGTTGTGATTAGACAAAGTGCCGATATTCTCTTGAGAAGAGAGTATCGGCACTTTTTTTTGTGAAAAGCTTTCTATGGATTTCTACGTTCTAAGCTTCTTTTATATAAATTGATATATTTGTACACATGATCAATGAGAAAAGGGATTGTACGATTTTTTATTACATATCTGTGCTCCTCTTCAATGGTACCAACGTATTCAGCATATGCATCTTGAACCGCAAGTTTTCCTAGATCTCCATGGACACATTTGTTTCTAATCTCTCGCAAAATCTCTGAATCGTTAAACCATGCATCTGTGACAATATCCTCGCTATACAATCTTTCGATGATTCTTGCTATAGTTATTTTCTCATTTTGTTCGTGCAATCGGATCATGCTCTCATATAACGTAAAGACATAGATATAAATTGAGTTATTATGTATTTCTTCTGGAGAAAGTGACGCTTCCTCATTCATAATTCGATCTATAGTTTGTTTGCTTTCATTCATTCTGTTAGCGATTTGATGTTGGAACCGACCAAACTCGTTCATTTTCCTAGCATATTCATTAATCTTCTCATCATCTAGCAAATTTTGCTCATGATCCTTTTTAAGGTTGGCTATTAATTGATCGTGTTTCTCCACCGTTATTGTTGCTGATTCTGCCATTGAAGTTAGTGAATCCATCGTTTCTATCATTTCTTTGTGACGTGATTGGTTGAATTTTTTCATATACCGCTCTACAGCTTCAATTTGTTTTCTAATCGTTATTGATTTTTCGTTAAATTCAGATAATAGCAATCCATATGCCTCCATTTCAATGATGTAATTACTACATCGTGAGATAATGTAAAGTTTTTTCAAGCCTCTATATTGTATCAGCTCCGCATGAGAAATCCACGCTCACTTTTTTCTTGATAACAAAGTGTTATCTCTGAATGGGGAAAATGGTCTAACTGTTATCTCTTATTCATCTGTTAACGAAAAGACCTGTTGACTCTGTTCAGGGAGTGTTACAATGCGCTTACAACCTTAAAATGAATACGTTTACATAAGGAGCTGATGGGTTTGAAATGGTCAGTATTTACGGTGGCAACTCCTGATCTCAAAGCGGAAGAGCTAGCAGCATCGGCAGCTTCAGCCGGAATAGACGGGATTGAATGGAGATTTCGCGGAATACCGGAAGATGCTCTGCAGGAAGAGCCATCCTATTGGCGGAACAATCGGTGCTCCATAGATCCCGCCTCATGGGAGGAACAAACTCCGATATTCCGTGAGGCAGCGCACAAGCATGGAAGGAAATCCATTGCACTTGTACCATATCTGAGCTGTGGTGACTTGCCAGCAACCGAACAGGCATTTCAAGCGGCTAATTCGCTCGGTGCATCCATGATGCGTGTCGGTGTACCGGGATATAATCGCACTGCAAGTTATCCTGAGTTATATCGGGAGGCCGTGCGTTATCTGAGTGAAGTTCAGGAGATGGCTAAGCAATATAAGGTAAAGGCCTTAGTAGAGACACATCATCAGACGATTGCACCAAGTGCTTCTTTGGCCTATCGACTGGTTCAATCATTGGATGCAGAGCATGTAGGTGTGTTATATGATCCAGGCAACCTGGTGCATGAGGGATACGAAAATCATCGAATGGGATTAGAGTTACTAGGTCCTTACCTCGCACATGTACATGTTAAAAATGCAGGATGGTTTCAGGATGAAGCTGTTGCGACATTTTCATCTGAACGACTGGGTGAAGATCAGAGTTCCTCACTAACAACGAAATGGAATTGTTCATGGCTTTCTTTGACAGAAGGCGTGGTGGATTGGGTGCAGGTTGTACGAGATTTACAAGCGGTTGGATACAATGGATATTACGGCATTGAGGATTTCAGTGGTGCGTTTAGCTCCGCTAAGATGTTACAGCATTTTACAGATGTATTTCAGGCTATTAAGCAACAACTTGAAGAGGAGGTTGGCGTATGAGTTTAGTTCGGGTCGCAGTCATTGGAATCGGGAACATGGGAGCAGCACATGCGAGGACGTTAATCGCTGGAGAGGTGCCCGGTGCAGAACTTGTAGCGGTGTGTGATGTGAGACAGGAGATGGCCAAGTGGGTATCGGATAACTTTCCTGCTTCGGTTGTGTATTGGCAGGATGCAGAGCAGATGATGGGGTCAGGCACCATTGATGCCGTAATCATAGCAACACCTCACTACGACCATCCGGAGCAGGCCATTCAGGCTTTTCGATATGGTTTACATGTCATGATTGAGAAGCCGGCAGGTGTGTACACGAAGCAGGTACGGGAGATGAATGAGGCAGCCAGTGCCAGCGGAAAATGCTTTTCCATCATGTACAACCAACGGACTAATCCGTTATACATCAAGCTTAGAGATCTCATCGCTTCAGGCGAACTGGGCGAGATCAGACGGACGAATTGGATCATTACCAATTGGTATAGATCTCAGAGTTATTACGATTCTGGTGGCTGGCGTGCGACTTGGGCGGGCGAAGGTGGAGGCGTTCTGATTAATCAAGACCCTCACCAATTGGATCTGTGGCAATGGACGATCGGTATGATGCCTGTTCGTATGCGGGCGTTCTGTTCCTTTGGGAAATACCGGAATATTGAAGTCGAAGATGATGTGACCGCATATGTGGAATATGCGAACGGCGCAACAGGGGTTTTTGTAACTACAACGGGCGAAGCACCGGGTACGAATCGATTTGAAGTGAATGGTGATCGCGGGAAAATTGTAATTGAAGATGGAAAATTGACCTTCTGGCGTCTCCGTGAATCCGAGCCTGAGTTTAATCAACGATTTACTGGAGGGTTTGGACAGCCGGAATGCTGGAAATGTGATGTTCCGATTACCGGGGTAGAATCAGGTCACCCAGGATTAATCCGGAACTGGGTCGATGCAATCCGTACAGGTGCACCTCTTATCGCTCCAGGCGAAGAGGGCATTCACGGACTTACATTGTCTAATGCGATGCTTCTCTCAACATGGACAGATCATTGGGTTGATTTACCGATGGATGAAGAGTTGTTCTACGAACATTTACAAGAGCGTATCGCACAATCCGTCATGAAGAAGGATCAGGGCTATAGCAAGAATCAACCAGCAGACCTGACACAAACGTTCAAGTGAAATAGAACTGAAGCGCTGATTAATTATATTCAAAATAGAAGCGGGAAGAAGGGAATCACATGGCTAAAGATGGAATGTTCTATGCACCCAAAAGTGTGAAAAAAGAGGTCGTATGTGGTGAAGGTGAGTTTACAATCGCTGCTGTAGCTTTGGATCATGGTCATATCTACGGCATGGTAGGGGGATTAGTTGAAGCGGGAGCGACTCTTAAATGGGTATATGACCCGGATCCACTCAAAGTAGAAGCATTTCGTAAACAATTTCCTCAGGCGCAGGTAGCTCAATCTGAAGAGCAGGTGTTTGCTGATGATGAAGTGAAGCTAGTAGCCAGTGCGGCAATTACTTCCGAACGTGCACCGCTCGGCATGAGAGTTTTGGCGTCAGGCAAAGATTATTTTACGGATAAGGCTCCATTTACAACATTGGATCAACTATCTCTTGCGCGTGAAGAGGTCAAGCGTACCGGCAAGAAATACATGGTCTATTATAGTGAGCGACTGCATGTTGAAAGTGCGATTTATGCAGGGCAATTAATTGAAGAGGGTGCGATTGGAAAAGTCGTACAGGTAATGGGCACCGGACCTCATCGATTAAATGCGCCAGCTCGGCCAGACTGGTTCTTCCGTCATGAACAGTATGGTGGTATCCTCTGCGACATCGGTAGCCATCAGATCGAACAATTTCTGACGTTTGCCTCATGTACGGATGCAGAAGTGGCATTCAGCCGTGTTCATAACTTCAATCATCCGCAATACCCTGAACTGGAGGATTTCGGAGAAGCGTCCCTGATTGGTAACAATGGAGCATCGGGCTACTTCCGTGTAGACTGGTTCACACCAGATGGACTCAGAACTTGGGGCGATGGCCGTACCGTGATCTTAGGGACAGATGGTTACATTGAGTTGCGTAAATACATTGATGTAGGTCGAGAAACTCAAGGGGATCAGGTTTATCTAGTCAATCACGAAGGGGAGTACCATTATGGTGTAAAAGGTCAGGTTGGATATCCCTTCTTCGGCGATCTGATCCGTGATTGCTTGGCTCGGACAGAGAATGCGATGACCCAAGAGCATGCCTTCAAGGCGGCTGAGATCTGCCTGATTGCTCAGCACAAAGCGATGAGCGAACGAGTCATCTGGAGTGGTGGAGCGAAGTAAAAGCTGTAATTGGTTTGAATCTAGTAAATTAAATAGGGTGATTAAAATTGAGGGGCAGCCGGATGTAAAGGCTGCTCTTTGAGATGTAATTGTAACTTTTAAATGGAACAATATGGTTTAAAATAGATATAGTTCAGAAATTGTAGTATTTACGAAGTTCGTAAATTTGAAGTTATGTGAAATACCCAAGGTCAAGAACATGAAGTAAAGGACGTAAAAACTATGACCATTGATGATTTTGATTACTACACGGACAAAGATTTTGAATGGACTGGAATCATAAATTTATATACTCATGCAGGATTCCGAAATAAGAAAGGCACTATTTTTAGAATAGATTTATTAGTTGCAGATGAAATTGAAGAATCAGAATTGCCTATTTTAAAGTCTTTTGGACAGTCATGGACGTGGGGAGAAGATCGTAGAATAAAAGCTTTCGAACTCTTGGATTTTCGATACATAAATAAAAGGCTTATTTTTGTTTTTAGAACGATTAGAAAGAGCCAAAGATATGATGAGATTAAATACTTCTTGTTTGATTTAGGTGCAGGAATTGAAATCGGAGGAAACAAGATTGAAGAAATTCAAGTAAGAGAGCTGAAGTGATTATTTTACAGAAGGGTAGATCACATAACATAATATTCACGCTGTGGACATTCGTCCTTGATCCGGCATTCGCCGAATACCCAACATTCGTCGGGTCGTGAATACAGAAACGTTATCGGAAAGTACAGGAAATATTTTTAATCGGAGGTCAAAAATGAATTTTGCATGTCCTTGTTGTGGATATAAAACACTAACAGAAAAACCACCAGGCACCTACGACATCTGTGAAATCTGTTTTTGGGAAGATGATGGAGTTCAATTTAATGATCCAGATTATACAGGCGGAGCTAATAAGGTCTCTCTACGAGAAGCGCAATTGAATTATAAGGAAATTGGTGCATGTGAAGAACGATGTAAACAATTTGTCAGAAAGCCAAATGAATTTGATGAATCTGAAGAACCGATTGATATCTCAAAGATCCAGAGGATGCCAATAAGTGAATTAATCAATATATTTATAGCTACAGGAGCTCCAGTGGTAAAAGTATTAGATCTATATAAGGGACTAATCAATATTAAAGAATCAAATTTCAGATTTAATTCCGATCAATTAAAAGACTATATAAGTCAAGAAGAATCGTGGGAATATACCATGTTAATGAATCGAGATAACCCTAACATACATTTTGGAGACGAAAGACTATATAAATTATCCAAGCAAGAAGTTGAAAATAAGATTCAAGCAATAAGAGATAAATTCGTAAAGACCGTTGAGCAAAGATATTGATTTAAGCTATTCAGGAAGGCCTGTACCCTCCGATAACATAATATTCATGCTTCGGGCATATGCCCCTGATCCGGCAAGTGGGAATTCATTGAAGCGAATTCAGCCGGACACACTTGGCATACTCCAAGCGTCGTGAATACAGAAACGTTATAAGAAATCCCACAAACCAAACAATTAAACCAAGTAGGAAGGAAGAGCAAAATAGAGACTGCCCTTATATGGTTTTGTACGAAAAGGAATTTAATATAAGAGTGAACTCATTGGCTATACGGATCTGGCTTACATAAAAGATCAGAGAGCAGAATTGCTAATTGCAATAGGTGTAAGCCAATACTGGGGGAAAGGCATAGGGTTTGAAGCGAGCAGAAAAATGATGGAATATGGATTGAAGGAATTTGGAATCAATTTATTTCATGCAGAAACAAATGAGTATAATATGGCCTCTAGAAGACTGCTCGAAAAGCTAGGTTATAAAGAAATAGGAAGAGAAGGGCAGCTGATCCAGTATGAATATAAAGTAGAAAACTATAAAAAGGTATAGACATTCAAAGAAAGAGGGACATCTTATAATATCATATTCACGCTGCGGACATTCGTTCTTGGCTCGGAATGCGCCAGACACTCGACATACGTCGAGTCGCGAATACAGGAACGTTATACGTAATTACTAAGAGCTGATTAAAATCGTGTGAATGACGAGCCATTCTTAAATAACGAGCCCTTCGATCGGCTGGAAGAAGACGAATTGGGAATCAAAGAACAGATAAGAAACATGTAAAGGTAAAAACGTTAAAGACGGTGTTGGCTTTAAAGTAGGGCGCCATTTCTGCGGCAGCGAATTGAAGCGTGGAAACGGTTTATCTTAAATAGGTAAAGACTAGGCCATTAAAAAGGGTAAGGTTAAAAATGACGCTCGGATTTTTAAAGAAGCACTTTATTATTTGAAACTTGGGAGGACCTCGAATGAGTTATCAAAATTGGGCCGGCAACTTTACTTACGGCGCGACCGAAATGATCTGTCCCGAAAGCGTGGAGCATCTGCAGCAGTTGGTCAAAGAGCATCGGAAAATCAAGGTTTCGGGCAGCGGCCATACGTTCAATGCGATCACGGATACGAACGGGATCTTCGTTTCGCTGCGGCATTGGAACCGCATGTTGGCCTTAAACGAAGAACGCGGCACGGTAACGGTTGAAGGAGGGATCACGTACGGGGAACTATGCGCGGAGCTCGCTCTGACCGATTATGCGCTTCATAATCTGGCATCGCTTCCTCATATCACGGTTGCCGGCGCCGCCGCTACGGCCACCCATGGTTCAGGCAGCCGTAACGGAAGCTTGGCGGCAGCGGTGGAAGGTGTCGAACTGGTCGACGCGAACGGAGAGCTGCATACATTCAGCCGCGGCGATGCAGAATTCGCCGGCGTCGTCGTGAACCTCGGCGCGCTCGGCATCGTGACGAAGCTGACGCTGAACGTCGTGCCGGCTTATTCCATCAGACAGTTCGTTTATGAGAATCTGCCGCTTTCGCAGCTTGAAGAAAACGCGGAGGGCATCTTTACGGGCGCTTACAGCGTAAGTTTGTTCACGGATTGGCAGCAGCCGAGATTTCATCAGGTATGGACAAAATGCCGGGAAGAAGATGGCGTAAGCTATGCCGGACATGCGGACTATTACGGAGCGCTGCCTGCGACGGCCCCTGTGCATCCGCTGCCGAACATGCATGCGGAAAACTGCACGGAGCAGCTCGGTAAGCCGGGGATGTGGCATGAGCGACTCGCGCATTTCCGTATGGAATTTACGCCGAGTGCCGGCAAAGAGCTGCAGAGCGAATACTTGATGCCGCGGGAGCATGTATATGAAGCGGCGCTTGCCGTTCACCGGCTGCGGGAGCATCTTGCGCCGATTTTGTTCGTTAGCGAATTGCGCACGATCGCTGCGGACGATTTATGGCTGAGCCCTTTTTGCGATCAATCTTCGGTGGCGTTTCACTTCACGTGGCGGGACGACTGGCAGGCGGTCGAGCGCGTGCTTCCGCTGCTGGAAGCAGCGCTGGCGCCGTTTCACGCACGTCCGCATTGGGGCAAACTGTTTACGGTACCGGCCGATGTCCTGCAGGGACAATTCGACAAGCTGCCGCCGTTTCGGAAGTTGATCGACAAGTATGACCCTAACGGAAAATTCAGCAATGCGTTTCTGGATACTTATGTTCGTCCAGCCCGGACGTCACGTTGAGGCTGGACGAGGCCTTCGGGAGATGAATAGGCTGCCGAATACCGGCCTCGTCCCGCGTGAGACGAGGCAGCAGCCTTTTTTTCGTCATACCGCAGAGTGGATTCCGGCAGTCCGAAATGCGCCGCCGCTTCCCCGATAGATCGATCTGCTGGATGCATAATGGAGCCTCCAAAATTGAGCATTTTATGTCGACTTCCTTATCTTCGGACTTAAAACATAGTTGAAGTCAAGCCGCGATTTCATCAGAATTTTTGTGAAGGACGGAAGGGAGCGAACATTCGGATTCCCTAGCCATTTCTACAATTAGAGTATCTCAAGGAGGAAATGTAATATGGGAAAAGCATTTAAAAACAAGAGGGTCATTTTAGAGATTACTGAATAAAACCATATTATAAAAATTAAAGGCAGGGACATCGTATAACATAATATTCACGCTGCGGCCATTCGTCCTTGGTCCAGCATTCGCCGGACACTCGACATACGTCGAGTCGTGAATAGAGGAACGTTATCGAAACTATTTGCACTGGACAATTATAAAATGCTTATTCAAAGATAAAAGATAAAAGCTTAAGGAGAATAACTGATGAATAGAAAAGTGAATTTGACGTTACTTCTTACCATATTTCTGCTGTTGACAGCTTGTCAATCTTCACAACAAATGGAGCCAAAAACAGAGAAAAACATTGATTTTGATCGAAACACCGCTATTGAAATGGTGAAGAAGAAAGAAAAAATAGTTATTGATATAGCTTCGAAAGAAAAGGTAACGAAAGTGGAGTATGAAGCATTAGAGAAATCTCTTGCTAAAGAGTTTGGAGATCATACCAGTGATATTTTGTCCATCTTCTTTATTGAGGACTTGGATGCTGATCCCGATGCAGATAGATATGCAAATAGAAACACACTATACCCAACACTTTTTCATGAAGGAGTAACCGTAACCAGCGCTGCTGTTTATAAAGCTGAATACGAGCAAGAAGCTTTCAATCAAACTGAATTAAGAATCAAGGAAGAGTATGTCGGTGATGATGAGAAATTAAAAGACTGGGACAGAGAATACCTTTTTAAGCCTGATGAAAATGAGGAATGGGAATTTACTGGATTCTCAGGAACGCTGAACGTCTCAGGAGAAGATTATAATATGAACTATTTAGAACTAAAAAGATAAATAAGAGAGAATAGCATCGGATAACATAATATTCACGCTGAGGGCATACGCCCTTGATTCGGCATTCGCCGAATACCCGACATACGTCGGGTTGTGAATACAGGAACGTTATATGAAACGGCTTAAGTCTAAATATATTTGGAGGTTCTAGTGAAGCATCTGCGCGAAAGAATAGCCACAAAGAAACCTGGGGTTGAAGACGTAGATATTGAAAAGTGCGAAGATTTGTTAAGAGCTAAGTTGCCGGATAAGTATAAACAACTAGTTCGTTTGGTAAACCAGCCAGAAATCGAAGAATGGATCTTATACCCGATAAAAGATAGTCGAAGAATCAGTAAGACCTTTGACGACATCGTTCGAAATAATAAAGATGCAGAAATACCTAACGATTTAATTGCATTTGCTGAAGATGGGACGGGAGATTTATTATGCTTCCAAGTCATTAAAGGTCAAATGAGAGAAACTATTTTATTCTGG
This genomic interval carries:
- a CDS encoding metallophosphoesterase family protein produces the protein MKIIVVSDTHLPRRARELPEPLVQELSDADLILHAGDWSDWSVYKLLSNYAPVAGVTGNTDPPEVADKLGFSRIVEADGLRIGLVHGHQGSKSTEQNAIQTFAGQQVDAIVYGHSHIPVMHTVDDVLVFNPGSPTDRRFQKQYSFGIMKTHLGKLQAEHVFFDRK
- a CDS encoding Gfo/Idh/MocA family protein — encoded protein: MSLVRVAVIGIGNMGAAHARTLIAGEVPGAELVAVCDVRQEMAKWVSDNFPASVVYWQDAEQMMGSGTIDAVIIATPHYDHPEQAIQAFRYGLHVMIEKPAGVYTKQVREMNEAASASGKCFSIMYNQRTNPLYIKLRDLIASGELGEIRRTNWIITNWYRSQSYYDSGGWRATWAGEGGGVLINQDPHQLDLWQWTIGMMPVRMRAFCSFGKYRNIEVEDDVTAYVEYANGATGVFVTTTGEAPGTNRFEVNGDRGKIVIEDGKLTFWRLRESEPEFNQRFTGGFGQPECWKCDVPITGVESGHPGLIRNWVDAIRTGAPLIAPGEEGIHGLTLSNAMLLSTWTDHWVDLPMDEELFYEHLQERIAQSVMKKDQGYSKNQPADLTQTFK
- a CDS encoding sugar phosphate isomerase/epimerase family protein, with amino-acid sequence MKWSVFTVATPDLKAEELAASAASAGIDGIEWRFRGIPEDALQEEPSYWRNNRCSIDPASWEEQTPIFREAAHKHGRKSIALVPYLSCGDLPATEQAFQAANSLGASMMRVGVPGYNRTASYPELYREAVRYLSEVQEMAKQYKVKALVETHHQTIAPSASLAYRLVQSLDAEHVGVLYDPGNLVHEGYENHRMGLELLGPYLAHVHVKNAGWFQDEAVATFSSERLGEDQSSSLTTKWNCSWLSLTEGVVDWVQVVRDLQAVGYNGYYGIEDFSGAFSSAKMLQHFTDVFQAIKQQLEEEVGV
- a CDS encoding FAD-binding protein → MSYQNWAGNFTYGATEMICPESVEHLQQLVKEHRKIKVSGSGHTFNAITDTNGIFVSLRHWNRMLALNEERGTVTVEGGITYGELCAELALTDYALHNLASLPHITVAGAAATATHGSGSRNGSLAAAVEGVELVDANGELHTFSRGDAEFAGVVVNLGALGIVTKLTLNVVPAYSIRQFVYENLPLSQLEENAEGIFTGAYSVSLFTDWQQPRFHQVWTKCREEDGVSYAGHADYYGALPATAPVHPLPNMHAENCTEQLGKPGMWHERLAHFRMEFTPSAGKELQSEYLMPREHVYEAALAVHRLREHLAPILFVSELRTIAADDLWLSPFCDQSSVAFHFTWRDDWQAVERVLPLLEAALAPFHARPHWGKLFTVPADVLQGQFDKLPPFRKLIDKYDPNGKFSNAFLDTYVRPARTSR
- a CDS encoding Gfo/Idh/MocA family protein, with the protein product MAKDGMFYAPKSVKKEVVCGEGEFTIAAVALDHGHIYGMVGGLVEAGATLKWVYDPDPLKVEAFRKQFPQAQVAQSEEQVFADDEVKLVASAAITSERAPLGMRVLASGKDYFTDKAPFTTLDQLSLAREEVKRTGKKYMVYYSERLHVESAIYAGQLIEEGAIGKVVQVMGTGPHRLNAPARPDWFFRHEQYGGILCDIGSHQIEQFLTFASCTDAEVAFSRVHNFNHPQYPELEDFGEASLIGNNGASGYFRVDWFTPDGLRTWGDGRTVILGTDGYIELRKYIDVGRETQGDQVYLVNHEGEYHYGVKGQVGYPFFGDLIRDCLARTENAMTQEHAFKAAEICLIAQHKAMSERVIWSGGAK
- a CDS encoding GNAT family N-acetyltransferase; protein product: MGYTDLAYIKDQRAELLIAIGVSQYWGKGIGFEASRKMMEYGLKEFGINLFHAETNEYNMASRRLLEKLGYKEIGREGQLIQYEYKVENYKKV
- a CDS encoding SMI1/KNR4 family protein, with product MKHLRERIATKKPGVEDVDIEKCEDLLRAKLPDKYKQLVRLVNQPEIEEWILYPIKDSRRISKTFDDIVRNNKDAEIPNDLIAFAEDGTGDLLCFQVIKGQMRETILFWKHEDQEYEVIYEDIEEMIRELIEEDC